CCACTGTTAATGACAACCCTCACCTCTACAGTGATGCCCAGTCAACTGATGTCAGCATCTGGTTCTGGAGTGATGTCCCCAGATACAACACAAAATATCAACTCTGAGGTCATGTCTGCTCCACCAATAAGAGTTGCAGCCACTGGATTGATGTCCATGATGTCCACACTACCTGTGAGAGCTTCTGATACAGCAGCAACACCCATACAGCTAATGAGAGTCCCTGCCTCTGGAAATATGTCTACATCACAAAAGGCAGTTCCAGTCTCTGGATCAATGTCCTCTCCACTGATGGCTGTCACAAGCCCTGGAGTAATATTCACAGAACAAATGCCAAGCACAGCCTCTGGTACAATGTCTGCACATTTAACAATGTCCCAAACACCTGGAACAATGCCCATAGGTTTTATGAAGTCCACATCAAATGGAGCCGTTTCTGCGCAGCAAATTAGGTGTTCAGTTTCTGGGATGATGTCCACGCAGCCAGTTATAGCTACAGCCTCTGAAATAATGTCTGTGTCACAATCAACAGTCCCAACCTCTGGGTCGGTGTCCACACAGAAAACTCGAGCTCCTGTCTCTGGACCAATGTCTACAGCCCAAATAAAAACCACAGCCTCAGGGGTGACATCTACACCACAAATGAGAGCCACAGCCTCTGGGACAATGTCTATTCCACTGATGACAGCCAAAACCTCTGGATCAGCATCCACACTGTTAATGAGAGACACAGCCTCAGGAGTGATATCCGTGCCACAGATGAGAGCTTCAGGCTCTGGAACAGTGTCCAAGCCACTAATGACATCCAAAGCTTCTGGAATGTTCATGCAGCAAATGACAACTGCAGCTTTTGGAGCAACGCCTACATCACTAATGAGAGACACAGCTTCTGGAGGTCTGTCCATGCCACAGATGACAGATCCAGCCTCAGGAGGCATGTCCACACTGCTAACAAGAGCCACAGCTTCTGGAGCAAAGTCTACATCACAGATGACAGCCACCACCTCTGGAGGCATGTCCATGCCTCAAACAAGACTCTCAGGTCCTGGAGCAACAGCCACACCACTAATGAGAGCCACAGCCTCTGAGAAGATGCCTACTCAGGCAATGAACATTCAAGACTCTGGAGGAGTGTCCACACCACTCATGAGACCTGTTGCCTTGGGAGGGATGCAATTGAGAACCCAGGGATCTGGAACAATGTCCACACCCCTATTGAGAGCCTCGGACTCATCAGAGATGTCTATGTTGTTCACAAAAGCCCCATCCTCTGCAGAGCGGCCTCTGCTACTAGTGAgacctccagtttcaggagagATAGTTCCACCTTCGAGAACCCCAGTTTATGGGACAATATCTGCTCCACACATGATGACCACAGCCTCAGGAGTGATGACCATGTCACCTATGAAGACTTCTGTTCCTGTATCAGAGTCGACAACTCTCCTGAGACCCACAGATTCAGGAGTGATGTCCATACCACTGACGAGAACATCAGCTTCTAGAGCAAAGTCCAGACCACAAATGATGGCCACAGCTTGTGGAGATACGTGTCCACTCCCAGTGCGAGCTCCAGTCACTGCAGGGATCTCTCCATCACCAGTCAGATCACCAGCCTCTTCTACCTTGTCTACACTACTTAGGAGGCCCTCTGATGGAGCTGTGACTACAGAGTTAGAGAGAGTTCTAGGCACTGCACAATTTGCAGCTATGACTCCGGGAGAGATGTCCAAGCCACTGATGAGGGCTTCAGCCCCTGGAACCACACCCATGCCTTTGATGTCCCCCATGACTTCGGGAGAGATGTCTGTGCCACTAATGAAAACCATGCCTTCTGGGACAATGTCAACTCTACAAACCAAAGTCATGAGCTCTAGAGCTACATCCTTGCCACAGCCAAGAAATGCAGCTTCTGGGGGAATAGCTAACCCCCCACTGAGAGCCCCAGCCTCTGGAGCAGGGTCTACACCACTTATGAGAGTCTCAGGTTCAGGAATGATATCCACGCCACTACTGAGGGCTACAGCCTCAGGAGGAACGTCCGTGCCACAAATGGCATCTCCGACATCTGGAGATATGTCCTCACCACTAATGAGGTCCCCGGCACCTGGAATAATGTCCACACCACAAATGGCCTTTGGAATGACACCCACTCCGAATGTCAAAGCCACAGATTCGGGAGAGGCATCTACCTCTCACACCAGATTCACAGTCCCTGGATCAAAGAGCACACCACACATGACCAGCACAGCCCCTGAAATGAAGACCCCCCCACCAAAGGAAGTTCCGTCCTTTGGTATGTTGACCCCAGCACTCTGTTACCTCTTAGAAGAGCAAGAAGCAGCCCGGGGCTCATCCTCTGTGGAGGAAGATGCAGAGGAGATTGATGAGGAGAAACAAATGAAGGGATTTTTAGATGATTCTGAGAAAATGGCAttcctggtgtctcttcatcTGGGGGCAGCAGAGAGGTGGTCCATCTTGCAAATGGAGGTAGGAAATCCCATCTCCAGTGAAAATAAAGCTTTCTTGAGAAGATCACAGGGCTTATATGACTCCCTGTCTGAAATAGACATCCTAAGTGCTGTTCTTTGCCATCCCAAGCAGGGCAAAAAGTCAGTAAGGCAGTATGCCACTGACTTCCTGCTGCTGGCCCGACATTTGTCTTGGTCTGATGCCATTCTACGGACCAGGTTTCTGGAAGGACTCTCAGAAGCTGTTACCACCAAAATGGGCCGTATCTTCCTGAAGGTGGCCGGCAGCCTAAAGGAGCTGATAGATAGGTCTCTGTATACTGAGTGCCAGCTGGCTGAAGAGAAGGATTCTTCAGGCAACTCAAACCAAGTTGTGCCAACATCCTGTAAGCGGAACAATGAGGAGGCCATGGAGAATGAACTGGGCTCTCAGCAGCAGACTGAGGAGGTAATCAAGGGGACATAAGCTCATAGTTTTTGAGTAGAAAAGTGAGGAAGTAATGATGAGGGATTAACACCCATAGTTTTTCAAGTAGAGTTaaggaagaggcaagaaggagGTACTGAGTTCCTAGACCATAAGAGTCCAATGTCGAATTCTACCAGTAAGTGTCGATATGAAGTTATTTTGCTTCTATTACCCATTTTCAGAAACAATGTCTGGCTTAGGTTACTGAAGGGGCTTTCAATCATAAGGAAACAGTAGACTCAATCCCAACTCTCTGTGCACTGCAAAtccagttgagagagagagagagagagagagagagagagagagagagagagagagaagtcttcTTTTATGGACTGAGTTCTACTTATAACCAGACTTCATTAATTTAACACCTGGGTACACTTTTTACATGTCTGATAAATTACTCAGTTCTTTGACTTGGTTGATTACTGAACTTAATCAGATACAAAGTCTCTGGTCATAGGAAGTGTGATTCTTATTTATGCCTTCCCCCCTTTCTTATAGCACCAGCATGTTCCCAAACGCTGTTACTACTTGAAAGAACATGGAGACCCCCAGGAAAGTCTTCATGACCACCTTCGACAGAGTGCAGGCCTTCCGAAGGCCCCTACCAACAAGTAGTACTCCTTGGAGTCTTATGTGATTTCTGACTTGGCTGCTAACTTGAGGACTGGTCCCTGGACCCATTCCATCCAACTACATCGTAAAACTTGTTGCCTTCACCCTCCAGCCTTCCTCTCCAGGCACATCCCACTTTATCTCCCTTTTGGTTGccttgacattttctttcacCTACATGCCTGTGACCTGC
This window of the Mus pahari chromosome X, PAHARI_EIJ_v1.1, whole genome shotgun sequence genome carries:
- the Rtl9 gene encoding retrotransposon Gag-like protein 9, which gives rise to MADMSIPLHSLRFNNMMKEENGDPQNRGATFSRPMTETRAEVQILHSQLQLPVVSTSASDPEGTSTQLMTSPGFDSLSTPLMGAPHSGTLSPPLMSASDSGTLSPLLMPASDSGTLSPLLMPVSDSGTLSPLLMPASDSGTLSPLLSTSDYGLMSPGMMSIPDFGTMSSLMAAPDSAEISPLAMPIPSSGVISAPIMSTSSSEASLMLGSDPGEISPLLIPDMNPGVTSTPPMTAPGSEAMSPLQITDEDTEAMSKVLMTALASGEISSLLMSGTDSEAISSLIMSALASGEAPTQPANPQDSEGIPTVLMPGSDSGVMSSLPMPVSGSGAMPTPLLSIPDAGEIATLPKPVPDAEAMSPLLMTTLTSTVMPSQLMSASGSGVMSPDTTQNINSEVMSAPPIRVAATGLMSMMSTLPVRASDTAATPIQLMRVPASGNMSTSQKAVPVSGSMSSPLMAVTSPGVIFTEQMPSTASGTMSAHLTMSQTPGTMPIGFMKSTSNGAVSAQQIRCSVSGMMSTQPVIATASEIMSVSQSTVPTSGSVSTQKTRAPVSGPMSTAQIKTTASGVTSTPQMRATASGTMSIPLMTAKTSGSASTLLMRDTASGVISVPQMRASGSGTVSKPLMTSKASGMFMQQMTTAAFGATPTSLMRDTASGGLSMPQMTDPASGGMSTLLTRATASGAKSTSQMTATTSGGMSMPQTRLSGPGATATPLMRATASEKMPTQAMNIQDSGGVSTPLMRPVALGGMQLRTQGSGTMSTPLLRASDSSEMSMLFTKAPSSAERPLLLVRPPVSGEIVPPSRTPVYGTISAPHMMTTASGVMTMSPMKTSVPVSESTTLLRPTDSGVMSIPLTRTSASRAKSRPQMMATACGDTCPLPVRAPVTAGISPSPVRSPASSTLSTLLRRPSDGAVTTELERVLGTAQFAAMTPGEMSKPLMRASAPGTTPMPLMSPMTSGEMSVPLMKTMPSGTMSTLQTKVMSSRATSLPQPRNAASGGIANPPLRAPASGAGSTPLMRVSGSGMISTPLLRATASGGTSVPQMASPTSGDMSSPLMRSPAPGIMSTPQMAFGMTPTPNVKATDSGEASTSHTRFTVPGSKSTPHMTSTAPEMKTPPPKEVPSFGMLTPALCYLLEEQEAARGSSSVEEDAEEIDEEKQMKGFLDDSEKMAFLVSLHLGAAERWSILQMEVGNPISSENKAFLRRSQGLYDSLSEIDILSAVLCHPKQGKKSVRQYATDFLLLARHLSWSDAILRTRFLEGLSEAVTTKMGRIFLKVAGSLKELIDRSLYTECQLAEEKDSSGNSNQVVPTSCKRNNEEAMENELGSQQQTEEHQHVPKRCYYLKEHGDPQESLHDHLRQSAGLPKAPTNK